A genomic window from Desulfovibrio oxyclinae DSM 11498 includes:
- a CDS encoding MucR family transcriptional regulator → MEEYLKQALEIVKAQASVRTMTEEEITSMVQKIANGIQGIAEGNAPEEEEAPACDPQKALREKSVICCVCGKSFKILTKKHLATHDLTPAEYREKFGYKKNAPLVCKSLQRERRKKMKEMQLWKKRGSAKKK, encoded by the coding sequence ATGGAAGAGTACCTGAAGCAAGCACTTGAAATCGTCAAGGCGCAAGCCAGCGTGCGTACCATGACCGAAGAGGAAATAACCTCCATGGTTCAAAAGATCGCCAACGGCATCCAAGGTATAGCCGAAGGCAATGCACCTGAAGAGGAAGAAGCGCCGGCTTGCGATCCCCAAAAGGCCCTGCGCGAGAAGTCCGTCATCTGCTGTGTCTGTGGCAAATCCTTCAAGATTCTCACCAAGAAGCACCTTGCAACCCACGACCTGACTCCGGCCGAATACCGCGAGAAGTTCGGGTACAAGAAAAACGCTCCTCTGGTCTGCAAATCCCTGCAGCGTGAACGCCGCAAGAAGATGAAGGAAATGCAGCTCTGGAAGAAGAGAGGCTCCGCCAAAAAGAAGTAG
- a CDS encoding protoporphyrinogen/coproporphyrinogen oxidase, with translation MKVKYAIIGAGPTGLGAAHRLGELGEDDVLVLERHDHAGGLAASFRDDAGFTWDIGGHVVFSHYEYFDRLMESLLGDERLEHQRESWVRSCGTWVPYPFQNNVRHLPREARWECVRGLLPGKRPEDAPKNFREWIERIFGDGIAKYFMLPYNFKVWATPPELMQFGWIGERVSVVDLKSVLKNVILEQDDVAWGPNNTFFFPLHGGTGEIFRRMASRLDQKVRYGQEVVSVDAVTRTLRTADGLEVQYEHLLNTAPLDILAGKWLRQGDDAMVKAAGDLDRNGVYVGGVGLDVASEAERNSRCWMYFPDSDSPFYRVTNFHNYSPNNTARPGEQLAFMCETSYSEHKPENLSELMDRTVDGLVNSALLDRERVPEILTRWEISVDYGYPVPTLGRDGALAHIQPRLESMGIQSRGRFGGWKYEVANMDHSVMQGVEWADRMVNGTPEKTYTWK, from the coding sequence ATGAAGGTCAAGTATGCCATCATAGGTGCTGGTCCGACGGGTCTTGGTGCTGCTCATCGTTTGGGTGAGTTGGGCGAGGATGATGTTCTGGTTTTGGAGCGTCATGATCATGCTGGGGGGCTGGCGGCCAGTTTTCGTGACGATGCCGGGTTTACGTGGGACATCGGCGGGCATGTGGTATTTTCGCATTATGAGTATTTCGACCGGCTGATGGAGTCGCTTCTGGGTGATGAACGGCTGGAGCATCAGCGCGAGTCGTGGGTACGTTCCTGTGGGACGTGGGTGCCGTATCCGTTTCAGAACAATGTGCGTCATCTGCCTCGCGAAGCGCGTTGGGAGTGTGTGCGGGGGCTGCTGCCGGGAAAGAGGCCCGAGGACGCGCCGAAGAATTTCCGGGAATGGATCGAGCGGATTTTCGGTGACGGGATCGCCAAGTATTTCATGCTGCCGTATAATTTCAAGGTCTGGGCCACGCCGCCTGAGCTGATGCAGTTTGGCTGGATCGGCGAGCGGGTGAGTGTGGTGGATCTCAAGAGTGTGCTGAAGAACGTTATTCTTGAGCAGGATGATGTGGCGTGGGGGCCGAACAATACATTTTTCTTTCCTTTGCACGGGGGGACGGGCGAGATATTCCGGCGCATGGCGTCGCGGCTTGACCAAAAGGTGCGCTATGGGCAGGAGGTCGTTTCCGTGGATGCCGTTACTCGGACGCTCCGGACGGCGGATGGGCTGGAGGTGCAGTACGAGCATCTTTTGAACACGGCGCCTTTGGACATTCTGGCCGGGAAGTGGCTGCGCCAGGGTGATGATGCCATGGTGAAAGCTGCTGGCGATCTGGACCGGAACGGGGTGTATGTCGGCGGCGTCGGGCTCGATGTGGCAAGCGAAGCGGAGCGCAACAGCCGGTGCTGGATGTACTTTCCGGACAGCGACAGCCCGTTCTACCGCGTTACCAACTTTCACAATTATTCACCAAACAATACGGCAAGGCCCGGTGAGCAGCTCGCATTCATGTGCGAGACATCGTACTCGGAGCACAAGCCGGAGAATCTTTCGGAACTCATGGACCGCACCGTTGACGGACTGGTCAACTCCGCTCTTCTGGACCGGGAGCGGGTGCCTGAGATACTCACGCGCTGGGAAATCAGCGTGGACTACGGGTATCCGGTGCCCACGCTCGGACGAGACGGCGCGCTTGCACATATTCAGCCGAGGCTGGAGAGCATGGGAATCCAGTCGCGCGGGCGTTTCGGCGGCTGGAAGTACGAGGTGGCCAACATGGACCACAGCGTGATGCAGGGCGTGGAGTGGGCCGACCGCATGGTCAATGGAACACCTGAAAAAACATACACATGGAAGTAG
- a CDS encoding M24 family metallopeptidase — MDLNIFANRRDKLKRLLKDRKLPALIVSHAANRYYLSGFELHDSQCNESSGWLLITADGPDFLFTDPRFHDAAKRLWNEDDICIYSARRLQTIAEFIKGKGYDTVCFEPQAMSLFDYEGLKETLTLQAAKELVEELRVKKDEDEIRRLRSSIDLNHRLFSYIEDRLIPGRTEKEIAWDIEKFFRENGAQELAFSTIVGVGPNAALPHCVPSDEPLRDGELVLIDTGCRLHDYNSDQTRTFWVGDKPSDRFKKVLEMVQGAQQAAIDVLRPGLSLHDGWKAAWDYLDQRGVAEHFTHGLGHGVGLETHEPPRLSKVAQGTLEPGMLVTVEPGLYWGDWGGIRWEHEVLITDNGCQVL; from the coding sequence ATGGATTTGAACATCTTTGCGAATCGACGTGACAAGCTCAAGCGCCTGCTCAAGGACCGTAAGCTTCCGGCGCTCATCGTTTCCCACGCCGCCAACCGGTACTACCTGAGCGGCTTTGAACTGCACGACTCCCAGTGCAACGAGTCGAGCGGCTGGCTGCTCATCACCGCCGATGGCCCGGACTTCCTTTTCACGGATCCTCGCTTTCACGATGCGGCCAAACGACTCTGGAACGAAGACGACATCTGCATCTATTCCGCACGCAGATTGCAGACCATTGCGGAATTCATCAAGGGCAAGGGCTACGACACCGTCTGTTTCGAGCCGCAGGCCATGAGCCTGTTCGACTACGAAGGCCTGAAGGAAACCCTTACGCTTCAGGCAGCCAAAGAGCTTGTGGAAGAATTGCGGGTGAAAAAGGACGAGGATGAGATCCGCAGACTGCGCAGTTCCATCGACCTGAACCACCGACTCTTCTCATACATTGAGGACCGGCTCATCCCCGGCCGGACGGAGAAGGAAATCGCATGGGACATCGAAAAGTTCTTCCGTGAAAACGGGGCGCAGGAGCTGGCCTTCTCCACCATTGTGGGGGTTGGTCCCAACGCCGCGCTTCCGCACTGTGTGCCTTCCGATGAGCCGCTTCGCGACGGCGAACTGGTACTCATCGACACCGGTTGTCGGCTCCATGACTACAATTCCGACCAGACCCGCACCTTCTGGGTGGGAGACAAGCCCTCCGACCGCTTCAAGAAAGTGTTGGAAATGGTACAGGGGGCGCAGCAGGCCGCCATCGACGTGCTGCGGCCCGGTCTTTCATTGCATGACGGCTGGAAGGCCGCCTGGGACTACCTTGACCAGCGCGGCGTGGCCGAACACTTCACCCACGGCCTGGGGCACGGGGTGGGGCTGGAAACCCATGAACCTCCGCGCCTGAGCAAGGTTGCGCAGGGCACGCTGGAGCCGGGGATGCTCGTCACCGTGGAGCCCGGCCTGTACTGGGGCGACTGGGGCGGCATCCGCTGGGAGCACGAAGTGCTGATCACCGACAACGGCTGTCAGGTTCTCTAG